Proteins encoded by one window of Bacteroidales bacterium:
- a CDS encoding rubrerythrin family protein: MSTNEIKGTQTERNLMAAFVMESQAYQKYLWFAKVANKEGFQQMEAIFAETAEQKKSHCKTLFRFLDGCEVQLNINLKAEPIAGTLENLVASAAAETEQEEKLYSEFEKTAWEEGFKQAATKLKLFRQIKKFYASRFNKLAENIREDKVFKREGKVKWICRKCGLIYESDRALKNCPGCEHPQAYFEILAENY; the protein is encoded by the coding sequence ATGAGCACGAACGAAATAAAAGGTACACAGACTGAAAGGAACCTCATGGCTGCTTTTGTGATGGAATCACAGGCCTATCAGAAATACCTCTGGTTTGCCAAAGTAGCTAATAAAGAAGGATTTCAGCAAATGGAAGCAATTTTTGCGGAAACAGCAGAACAGAAAAAGTCCCATTGTAAAACCTTATTCAGATTCCTTGATGGCTGTGAGGTGCAGTTAAACATCAATCTCAAAGCTGAACCCATTGCAGGAACACTGGAGAACCTGGTGGCTTCCGCGGCGGCAGAGACTGAACAGGAAGAAAAACTCTATAGTGAATTTGAGAAAACGGCCTGGGAAGAAGGCTTCAAACAAGCTGCTACCAAACTCAAACTCTTCCGGCAAATTAAAAAATTCTATGCATCCAGGTTCAATAAACTCGCAGAAAACATCAGGGAGGATAAAGTATTCAAACGAGAGGGAAAAGTTAAGTGGATTTGCAGGAAGTGTGGACTGATCTATGAAAGTGACAGGGCTTTGAAAAATTGTCCGGGTTGTGAACATCCACAGGCTTATTTCGAAATTTTAGCAGAAAACTACTAA
- a CDS encoding glutathione peroxidase yields MKKLLLIIAIVMSFSAFAQNTAFYALKTKTIDGKEFSFSSLKGKKVLIVNTASRCGHTPQYKDLQALYETYSSKGLVIIGFPANNFLSQEPGSNSEIKQFCTEKYNVTFPMMQKISVKGDDMDPIYKWLTQKSENGVMDAPVTWNFQKFMIDENGKLIGMVPPKDNPKTQKILDWLDNK; encoded by the coding sequence ATGAAAAAATTATTGCTCATAATCGCTATTGTTATGTCATTCAGCGCTTTTGCCCAGAATACCGCCTTTTATGCCCTCAAGACCAAAACCATTGACGGCAAGGAATTCAGTTTTTCTTCACTAAAAGGGAAGAAAGTGTTGATTGTAAATACAGCTTCCCGTTGTGGTCATACACCGCAGTATAAGGACTTACAAGCCCTTTACGAAACATATTCTTCCAAAGGCCTGGTAATCATCGGCTTTCCTGCAAACAACTTCCTGAGCCAGGAACCAGGTTCTAACTCGGAAATCAAGCAGTTCTGTACAGAGAAATACAATGTTACCTTCCCAATGATGCAAAAGATTTCGGTGAAGGGAGATGATATGGATCCCATTTATAAGTGGCTGACTCAAAAATCGGAGAATGGAGTCATGGATGCACCTGTTACCTGGAATTTTCAGAAGTTTATGATTGATGAAAACGGAAAGCTAATTGGGATGGTTCCACCTAAAGATAATCCTAAAACCCAAAAAATACTGGATTGGCTTGATAACAAATAG
- a CDS encoding thioredoxin family protein, translated as MEPMNINSIANEVAENPAIMLYFFNDNCPPCLALRPKVENLVNEVFPKMKLIFINAAAHPELAAGYSIFGAPTLLVYFDGKEVFRESKYVSVDSMKERIERYYHLIFDTGE; from the coding sequence ATGGAACCGATGAACATCAACAGTATTGCTAATGAAGTGGCAGAGAATCCCGCCATTATGCTCTATTTCTTTAATGATAACTGCCCTCCCTGCCTGGCATTGAGGCCAAAGGTGGAAAACCTTGTAAATGAGGTTTTCCCAAAAATGAAACTGATCTTTATCAATGCAGCTGCTCATCCTGAACTTGCAGCCGGCTACAGCATTTTCGGTGCTCCTACCCTACTCGTGTATTTCGATGGAAAAGAGGTTTTCAGGGAAAGTAAATATGTTTCTGTCGACAGCATGAAAGAGCGGATTGAAAGGTATTACCATCTTATTTTTGATACCGGGGAATAA